A single genomic interval of Lathyrus oleraceus cultivar Zhongwan6 chromosome 7, CAAS_Psat_ZW6_1.0, whole genome shotgun sequence harbors:
- the LOC127105996 gene encoding uncharacterized protein LOC127105996 isoform X1 — MVKSHSNKLKMAPTLALQFLSLALFFFTNGQGIRDIKTDLQDHNYKTIGEVKQSNPNYKTIDEAKQSSYNYKIIDEVKQPNYKIANEVKKLNYNYKTADEAKQPSYIYKIADEAKQPSYIYKIADEAKQSNYVYNTVDEDKHPSYIYKTADEAKQPSYIYKTADEAKQPSYIYKTSDEAKQPSYTYKTADEAKQPSYIYKTADEAKQPTYIYKTADEAKQPSYIYKTANEIEQPSYTYKTIDEPKQPSYTYKTADEAKQPGYIYKTADEAKQPSYIYKTSDEAKQPSYTYKTVDEAKQPSYIYKTADEAKQPSYIYKTADEAKQPSYIYKTANEIEQPSYTYKTIDEPKKPSYTYKTADEAKQPSYIYKTADKAKQPSYIYKTSDEAKQPSYTYKTADEAKQPSYIYKTADEAKQPSYIYKTADEAKQPSYIYKTANEIEQPSYTYKTIDEPKQPSYIYKTADEAKQPSYIYKTANEIEQPSYTYKTIDEPKQPSYIYKTADEAKQPSYIYKTADEAKQPNYIYKTANETEQPSYTYNTIDEAKQPSYIYKTADEVKQPSYIYKTTDKTKQPNYIYKTTDETKQLNYNYKTVDETKQSNYNHKTVDEAKQPSYIYKTVGEAKQSNYYYKTTDEAKQPNYIYKTVDDAKQPNYIYKTVDQSKQPIYIYKTSYEAKQPSYIYKTTDEDKQPSYIYKITDKAKQPSYIYKTNDEAKHPSYIYKTYKTTSEAKHPSYNYKSINEAKHPNYHYKTTSEAKQPSYNYKTTNEAKQPSYNYKTTDEAKQLSYNYKTTDEAKQPSYNYKTIDDAKQPNYNYKTTDEVKQPNYNYETTDEVKHPSYNYKTTDETKHPNYNYKTIDEVKQLNYIYKTTDEAKQTNYNYKTTDEGKQLNYHYKANTYDPKDPFSSNSKDPTSINFDHAEAFKIGFFNLDDLYVGNVMTLQFQVQEVPDFLPREEADSIPLSISQLPNVLQLLSLREDSPQAKSMRETLEQCEAEAIAGETKICANSVESMYEFVDTIIGSKTKHTVLTTNNPSPSAIPLQKYTILKISRDIDAPKWVSCHPQSYPYAIYYCHYIATRTRVFKVSLVGDENGDKMEALGMCHLDTSDWNPNYMVFKKLGVKPGKNTPVCHFFPINHLLWLPLESTKATM, encoded by the coding sequence AATGGACAAGGTATCAGAGACATAAAGACAGATCTGCAAGATCATAATTATAAGACTATCGGTGAAGTCAAACAGTCCAATCCTAATTATAAGACTATCGATGAAGCCAAACAGTCCAGTTACAACTACAAGATTATCGATGAAGTCAAACAACCCAACTACAAGATTGCCAATGAAGTCAAAAAACTCAATTACAACTACAAGACCGCCGATGAAGCCAAACAGCCCAGTTACATCTACAAGATCGCCGATGAAGCCAAACAGCCCAGTTACATCTACAAGATCGCCGATGAGGCCAAACAGTCCAATTACGTCTACAACACCGTTGATGAGGACAAACACCCCAGCTACATATACAAGACCGCCGATGAAGCCAAACAACCCAGTTACATCTACAAGACCGCCGATGAGGCCAAACAACCCAGTTACATCTACAAGACTTCTGATGAGGCCAAACAACCCAGTTACACCTACAAGACCGCCGATGAGGCCAAACAACCTAGTTACATCTACAAGACTGCCGATGAGGCCAAACAACCCACTTACATCTACAAGACCGCCGATGAGGCCAAACAACCCAGTTACATCTACAAGACCGCTAACGAGATAGAACAACCAAGTTACACCTACAAGACCATCGATGAGCCCAAACAACCCAGTTACACCTACAAGACCGCCGATGAGGCCAAACAACCCGGTTACATCTACAAGACCGCCGATGAGGCCAAACAACCCAGTTACATCTACAAGACTTCTGATGAGGCCAAACAACCCAGTTACACCTACAAGACCGTCGATGAGGCCAAACAACCTAGTTACATCTACAAGACTGCCGATGAGGCCAAACAACCCAGTTACATCTACAAGACCGCCGATGAGGCCAAACAACCCAGTTACATCTACAAGACCGCTAACGAGATAGAACAACCAAGTTACACCTACAAGACCATCGATGAGCCCAAAAAACCCAGTTACACCTACAAGACCGCCGATGAGGCCAAACAACCCAGTTACATCTACAAGACCGCCGATAAGGCCAAACAACCCAGTTACATCTACAAGACTTCTGATGAGGCCAAACAACCCAGTTACACCTACAAGACCGCCGATGAGGCCAAACAACCTAGTTACATCTACAAGACTGCCGATGAGGCCAAACAACCCAGTTACATCTACAAGACCGCCGATGAGGCCAAACAACCCAGTTACATCTACAAGACCGCTAACGAGATAGAACAACCAAGTTACACCTACAAGACCATCGATGAGCCCAAACAACCCAGTTACATCTACAAGACCGCCGATGAGGCCAAACAACCCAGTTACATCTACAAGACCGCTAACGAGATAGAACAACCAAGTTACACCTACAAGACCATCGATGAGCCCAAACAACCCAGTTACATCTACAAGACCGCTGATGAGGCCAAACAACCCAGTTACATCTACAAGACCGCCGATGAGGCCAAACAACCCAATTACATCTACAAGACCGCCAACGAGACAGAACAACCAAGTTACACCTACAACACCATCGATGAGGCTAAACAACCCAGTTACATATACAAGACTGCTGATGAGGTCAAACAACCCAGTTACATCTATAAGACCACTGATAAGACCAAACAACCCAATTACATCTACAAGACCACCGATGAAACCAAACAACTCAATTACAACTACAAGACTGTCGATGAAACCAAACAGTCCAATTACAACCATAAGACTGTCGATGAGGCCAAACAACCCAGTTACATCTACAAGACCGTCGGTGAAGCCAAACAGTCAAATTACTACTATAAGACTACCGATGAAGCCAAACAGCCTAATTACATCTACAAGACCGTCGATGACGCCAAACAACCCAATTACATCTACAAAACCGTCGATCAGTCCAAACAACCCATTTACATCTACAAGACCTCATATGAGGCCAAACAGCCTAGTTACATCTACAAGACCACTGATGAGGACAAACAACCCAGTTACATCTATAAGATCACCGATAAGGCCAAACAACCCAGTTACATCTACAAGACCAACGATGAGGCCAAACATCCCAGTTACATTTACAAGACCTATAAGACCACCAGTGAAGCCAAACACCCCAGCTACAACTACAAGAGCATCAACGAAGCCAAACACCCCAACTACCACTACAAGACCACCAGTGAAGCCAAACAACCCAGCTACAACTACAAGACCACCAATGAAGCCAAACAACCCAGCTACAACTACAAGACCACCGATGAAGCCAAACAACTCAGCTACAACTACAAGACCACCGATGAAGCCAAACAACCCAGCTACAACTACAAGACCATTGATGATGCCAAACAACCAAACTACAACTACAAGACCACCGATGAAGTCAAACAACCCAACTACAACTACGAGACCACCGATGAAGTCAAACATCCCAGTTACAACTACAAGACCACCGATGAAACCAAACACCCCAATTACAACTACAAGACCATCGATGAAGTCAAGCAGCTCAATTACATCTACAAGACTACCGATGAAGCCAAACAAACCAATTATAATTATAAGACTACTGATGAAGGCAAACAACTTAATTATCATTACAAGGCTAATACCTATGATCCAAAAGACCCTTTTTCTTCCAACTCAAAAGATCCTACTTCAATTAACTTTGATCATGCAGAAGCTTTTAAGATAGGATTTTTCAATTTGGATGATCTTTATGTTGGAAATGTGATGACCCTCCAATTTCAAGTCCAAGAGGTTCCTGATTTCCTTCCAAGAGAAGAGGCTGACTCAATTCCTCTCTCAATTTCACAACTCCCAAATGTTCTCCAACTCTTATCACTCCGTGAAGATTCTCCTCAAGCAAAATCAATGAGAGAAACACTTGAGCAATGTGAAGCAGAAGCAATAGCAGGGGAGACTAAGATATGCGCCAACTCTGTAGAGTCCATGTATGAATTTGTTGACACAATAATTGGTTCAAAAACCAAACATACTGTTCTTACTACCAATAACCCATCCCCCTCAGCCATCCCTCTTCAGAAATACACCATTTTAAAAATATCACGTGACATTGATGCTCCTAAATGGGTATCTTGCCATCCCCAATCATATCCATATGCCATTTACTATTGCCACTACATAGCTACAAGAACTAGAGTGTTCAAGGTCTCACTGGTTGGTGATGAGAATGGAGATAAAATGGAAGCTTTGGGCATGTGCCATTTGGATACATCTGATTGGAACCCAAATTATATGGTATTCAAGAAATTAGGAGTCAAGCCAGGAAAGAATACACCAGTGTGTCACTTCTTTCCTATAAATCATCTTTTGTGGCTTCCGTTGGAGTCTACAAAAGCCACCATGTGA
- the LOC127105996 gene encoding uncharacterized protein LOC127105996 isoform X39, protein MVKSHSNKLKMAPTLALQFLSLALFFFTNGQGIRDIKTDLQDHNYKTIGEVKQSNPNYKTIDEAKQSSYNYKIIDEVKQPNYKIANEVKKLNYNYKTADEAKQPSYIYKIADEAKQPSYIYKIADEAKQSNYVYNTVDEDKHPSYIYKTADEAKQPSYIYKTADEAKQPSYIYKTSDEAKQPSYTYKTADEAKQPSYIYKTADEAKQPSYIYKTANEIEQPSYTYKTIDEPKKPSYTYKTADEAKQPSYIYKTADKAKQPSYIYKTSDEAKQPSYTYKTADEAKQPSYIYKTADEAKQPSYIYKTADEAKQPSYIYKTANEIEQPSYTYKTIDEPKQPSYIYKTADEAKQPSYIYKTANEIEQPSYTYKTIDEPKQPSYIYKTADEAKQPSYIYKTADEAKQPNYIYKTANETEQPSYTYNTIDEAKQPSYIYKTADEVKQPSYIYKTTDKTKQPNYIYKTTDETKQLNYNYKTVDETKQSNYNHKTVDEAKQPSYIYKTVGEAKQSNYYYKTTDEAKQPNYIYKTVDDAKQPNYIYKTVDQSKQPIYIYKTSYEAKQPSYIYKTTDEDKQPSYIYKITDKAKQPSYIYKTNDEAKHPSYIYKTYKTTSEAKHPSYNYKSINEAKHPNYHYKTTSEAKQPSYNYKTTNEAKQPSYNYKTTDEAKQLSYNYKTTDEAKQPSYNYKTIDDAKQPNYNYKTTDEVKQPNYNYETTDEVKHPSYNYKTTDETKHPNYNYKTIDEVKQLNYIYKTTDEAKQTNYNYKTTDEGKQLNYHYKANTYDPKDPFSSNSKDPTSINFDHAEAFKIGFFNLDDLYVGNVMTLQFQVQEVPDFLPREEADSIPLSISQLPNVLQLLSLREDSPQAKSMRETLEQCEAEAIAGETKICANSVESMYEFVDTIIGSKTKHTVLTTNNPSPSAIPLQKYTILKISRDIDAPKWVSCHPQSYPYAIYYCHYIATRTRVFKVSLVGDENGDKMEALGMCHLDTSDWNPNYMVFKKLGVKPGKNTPVCHFFPINHLLWLPLESTKATM, encoded by the exons AATGGACAAGGTATCAGAGACATAAAGACAGATCTGCAAGATCATAATTATAAGACTATCGGTGAAGTCAAACAGTCCAATCCTAATTATAAGACTATCGATGAAGCCAAACAGTCCAGTTACAACTACAAGATTATCGATGAAGTCAAACAACCCAACTACAAGATTGCCAATGAAGTCAAAAAACTCAATTACAACTACAAGACCGCCGATGAAGCCAAACAGCCCAGTTACATCTACAAGATCGCCGATGAAGCCAAACAGCCCAGTTACATCTACAAGATCGCCGATGAGGCCAAACAGTCCAATTACGTCTACAACACCGTTGATGAGGACAAACACCCCAGCTACATATACAAGACCGCCGATGAAGCCAAACAACCCAGTTACATCTACAAGACCGCCGATGAGGCCAAACAACCCAGTTACATCTACAAGACTTCTGATGAGGCCAAACAACCCAGTTACACCTACAAGACCGCCGATGAGGCCAAACAAC CCAGTTACATCTACAAGACCGCCGATGAGGCCAAACAACCCAGTTACATCTACAAGACCGCTAACGAGATAGAACAACCAAGTTACACCTACAAGACCATCGATGAGCCCAAAAAACCCAGTTACACCTACAAGACCGCCGATGAGGCCAAACAACCCAGTTACATCTACAAGACCGCCGATAAGGCCAAACAACCCAGTTACATCTACAAGACTTCTGATGAGGCCAAACAACCCAGTTACACCTACAAGACCGCCGATGAGGCCAAACAACCTAGTTACATCTACAAGACTGCCGATGAGGCCAAACAACCCAGTTACATCTACAAGACCGCCGATGAGGCCAAACAACCCAGTTACATCTACAAGACCGCTAACGAGATAGAACAACCAAGTTACACCTACAAGACCATCGATGAGCCCAAACAACCCAGTTACATCTACAAGACCGCCGATGAGGCCAAACAACCCAGTTACATCTACAAGACCGCTAACGAGATAGAACAACCAAGTTACACCTACAAGACCATCGATGAGCCCAAACAACCCAGTTACATCTACAAGACCGCTGATGAGGCCAAACAACCCAGTTACATCTACAAGACCGCCGATGAGGCCAAACAACCCAATTACATCTACAAGACCGCCAACGAGACAGAACAACCAAGTTACACCTACAACACCATCGATGAGGCTAAACAACCCAGTTACATATACAAGACTGCTGATGAGGTCAAACAACCCAGTTACATCTATAAGACCACTGATAAGACCAAACAACCCAATTACATCTACAAGACCACCGATGAAACCAAACAACTCAATTACAACTACAAGACTGTCGATGAAACCAAACAGTCCAATTACAACCATAAGACTGTCGATGAGGCCAAACAACCCAGTTACATCTACAAGACCGTCGGTGAAGCCAAACAGTCAAATTACTACTATAAGACTACCGATGAAGCCAAACAGCCTAATTACATCTACAAGACCGTCGATGACGCCAAACAACCCAATTACATCTACAAAACCGTCGATCAGTCCAAACAACCCATTTACATCTACAAGACCTCATATGAGGCCAAACAGCCTAGTTACATCTACAAGACCACTGATGAGGACAAACAACCCAGTTACATCTATAAGATCACCGATAAGGCCAAACAACCCAGTTACATCTACAAGACCAACGATGAGGCCAAACATCCCAGTTACATTTACAAGACCTATAAGACCACCAGTGAAGCCAAACACCCCAGCTACAACTACAAGAGCATCAACGAAGCCAAACACCCCAACTACCACTACAAGACCACCAGTGAAGCCAAACAACCCAGCTACAACTACAAGACCACCAATGAAGCCAAACAACCCAGCTACAACTACAAGACCACCGATGAAGCCAAACAACTCAGCTACAACTACAAGACCACCGATGAAGCCAAACAACCCAGCTACAACTACAAGACCATTGATGATGCCAAACAACCAAACTACAACTACAAGACCACCGATGAAGTCAAACAACCCAACTACAACTACGAGACCACCGATGAAGTCAAACATCCCAGTTACAACTACAAGACCACCGATGAAACCAAACACCCCAATTACAACTACAAGACCATCGATGAAGTCAAGCAGCTCAATTACATCTACAAGACTACCGATGAAGCCAAACAAACCAATTATAATTATAAGACTACTGATGAAGGCAAACAACTTAATTATCATTACAAGGCTAATACCTATGATCCAAAAGACCCTTTTTCTTCCAACTCAAAAGATCCTACTTCAATTAACTTTGATCATGCAGAAGCTTTTAAGATAGGATTTTTCAATTTGGATGATCTTTATGTTGGAAATGTGATGACCCTCCAATTTCAAGTCCAAGAGGTTCCTGATTTCCTTCCAAGAGAAGAGGCTGACTCAATTCCTCTCTCAATTTCACAACTCCCAAATGTTCTCCAACTCTTATCACTCCGTGAAGATTCTCCTCAAGCAAAATCAATGAGAGAAACACTTGAGCAATGTGAAGCAGAAGCAATAGCAGGGGAGACTAAGATATGCGCCAACTCTGTAGAGTCCATGTATGAATTTGTTGACACAATAATTGGTTCAAAAACCAAACATACTGTTCTTACTACCAATAACCCATCCCCCTCAGCCATCCCTCTTCAGAAATACACCATTTTAAAAATATCACGTGACATTGATGCTCCTAAATGGGTATCTTGCCATCCCCAATCATATCCATATGCCATTTACTATTGCCACTACATAGCTACAAGAACTAGAGTGTTCAAGGTCTCACTGGTTGGTGATGAGAATGGAGATAAAATGGAAGCTTTGGGCATGTGCCATTTGGATACATCTGATTGGAACCCAAATTATATGGTATTCAAGAAATTAGGAGTCAAGCCAGGAAAGAATACACCAGTGTGTCACTTCTTTCCTATAAATCATCTTTTGTGGCTTCCGTTGGAGTCTACAAAAGCCACCATGTGA
- the LOC127105996 gene encoding uncharacterized protein LOC127105996 isoform X43 — MVKSHSNKLKMAPTLALQFLSLALFFFTNGQGIRDIKTDLQDHNYKTIGEVKQSNPNYKTIDEAKQSSYNYKIIDEVKQPNYKIANEVKKLNYNYKTADEAKQPSYIYKIADEAKQPSYIYKIADEAKQSNYVYNTVDEDKHPSYIYKTADEAKQPSYIYKTADEAKQPSYIYKTSDEAKQPSYTYKTADEAKQPSYIYKTADEAKQPSYIYKTADEAKQPSYIYKTADEAKQPSYIYKTADKAKQPSYIYKTSDEAKQPSYTYKTADEAKQPSYIYKTADEAKQPSYIYKTADEAKQPSYIYKTANEIEQPSYTYKTIDEPKQPSYIYKTADEAKQPSYIYKTANEIEQPSYTYKTIDEPKQPSYIYKTADEAKQPSYIYKTADEAKQPNYIYKTANETEQPSYTYNTIDEAKQPSYIYKTADEVKQPSYIYKTTDKTKQPNYIYKTTDETKQLNYNYKTVDETKQSNYNHKTVDEAKQPSYIYKTVGEAKQSNYYYKTTDEAKQPNYIYKTVDDAKQPNYIYKTVDQSKQPIYIYKTSYEAKQPSYIYKTTDEDKQPSYIYKITDKAKQPSYIYKTNDEAKHPSYIYKTYKTTSEAKHPSYNYKSINEAKHPNYHYKTTSEAKQPSYNYKTTNEAKQPSYNYKTTDEAKQLSYNYKTTDEAKQPSYNYKTIDDAKQPNYNYKTTDEVKQPNYNYETTDEVKHPSYNYKTTDETKHPNYNYKTIDEVKQLNYIYKTTDEAKQTNYNYKTTDEGKQLNYHYKANTYDPKDPFSSNSKDPTSINFDHAEAFKIGFFNLDDLYVGNVMTLQFQVQEVPDFLPREEADSIPLSISQLPNVLQLLSLREDSPQAKSMRETLEQCEAEAIAGETKICANSVESMYEFVDTIIGSKTKHTVLTTNNPSPSAIPLQKYTILKISRDIDAPKWVSCHPQSYPYAIYYCHYIATRTRVFKVSLVGDENGDKMEALGMCHLDTSDWNPNYMVFKKLGVKPGKNTPVCHFFPINHLLWLPLESTKATM; from the exons AATGGACAAGGTATCAGAGACATAAAGACAGATCTGCAAGATCATAATTATAAGACTATCGGTGAAGTCAAACAGTCCAATCCTAATTATAAGACTATCGATGAAGCCAAACAGTCCAGTTACAACTACAAGATTATCGATGAAGTCAAACAACCCAACTACAAGATTGCCAATGAAGTCAAAAAACTCAATTACAACTACAAGACCGCCGATGAAGCCAAACAGCCCAGTTACATCTACAAGATCGCCGATGAAGCCAAACAGCCCAGTTACATCTACAAGATCGCCGATGAGGCCAAACAGTCCAATTACGTCTACAACACCGTTGATGAGGACAAACACCCCAGCTACATATACAAGACCGCCGATGAAGCCAAACAACCCAGTTACATCTACAAGACCGCCGATGAGGCCAAACAACCCAGTTACATCTACAAGACTTCTGATGAGGCCAAACAACCCAGTTACACCTACAAGACCGCCGATGAGGCCAAACAAC CTAGTTACATCTACAAGACTGCCGATGAGGCCAAACAACCCAGTTACATCTACAAGACCGCCGATGAGGCCAAACAACCCAGTTACAT CTACAAGACCGCCGATGAGGCCAAACAACCCAGTTACATCTACAAGACCGCCGATAAGGCCAAACAACCCAGTTACATCTACAAGACTTCTGATGAGGCCAAACAACCCAGTTACACCTACAAGACCGCCGATGAGGCCAAACAACCTAGTTACATCTACAAGACTGCCGATGAGGCCAAACAACCCAGTTACATCTACAAGACCGCCGATGAGGCCAAACAACCCAGTTACATCTACAAGACCGCTAACGAGATAGAACAACCAAGTTACACCTACAAGACCATCGATGAGCCCAAACAACCCAGTTACATCTACAAGACCGCCGATGAGGCCAAACAACCCAGTTACATCTACAAGACCGCTAACGAGATAGAACAACCAAGTTACACCTACAAGACCATCGATGAGCCCAAACAACCCAGTTACATCTACAAGACCGCTGATGAGGCCAAACAACCCAGTTACATCTACAAGACCGCCGATGAGGCCAAACAACCCAATTACATCTACAAGACCGCCAACGAGACAGAACAACCAAGTTACACCTACAACACCATCGATGAGGCTAAACAACCCAGTTACATATACAAGACTGCTGATGAGGTCAAACAACCCAGTTACATCTATAAGACCACTGATAAGACCAAACAACCCAATTACATCTACAAGACCACCGATGAAACCAAACAACTCAATTACAACTACAAGACTGTCGATGAAACCAAACAGTCCAATTACAACCATAAGACTGTCGATGAGGCCAAACAACCCAGTTACATCTACAAGACCGTCGGTGAAGCCAAACAGTCAAATTACTACTATAAGACTACCGATGAAGCCAAACAGCCTAATTACATCTACAAGACCGTCGATGACGCCAAACAACCCAATTACATCTACAAAACCGTCGATCAGTCCAAACAACCCATTTACATCTACAAGACCTCATATGAGGCCAAACAGCCTAGTTACATCTACAAGACCACTGATGAGGACAAACAACCCAGTTACATCTATAAGATCACCGATAAGGCCAAACAACCCAGTTACATCTACAAGACCAACGATGAGGCCAAACATCCCAGTTACATTTACAAGACCTATAAGACCACCAGTGAAGCCAAACACCCCAGCTACAACTACAAGAGCATCAACGAAGCCAAACACCCCAACTACCACTACAAGACCACCAGTGAAGCCAAACAACCCAGCTACAACTACAAGACCACCAATGAAGCCAAACAACCCAGCTACAACTACAAGACCACCGATGAAGCCAAACAACTCAGCTACAACTACAAGACCACCGATGAAGCCAAACAACCCAGCTACAACTACAAGACCATTGATGATGCCAAACAACCAAACTACAACTACAAGACCACCGATGAAGTCAAACAACCCAACTACAACTACGAGACCACCGATGAAGTCAAACATCCCAGTTACAACTACAAGACCACCGATGAAACCAAACACCCCAATTACAACTACAAGACCATCGATGAAGTCAAGCAGCTCAATTACATCTACAAGACTACCGATGAAGCCAAACAAACCAATTATAATTATAAGACTACTGATGAAGGCAAACAACTTAATTATCATTACAAGGCTAATACCTATGATCCAAAAGACCCTTTTTCTTCCAACTCAAAAGATCCTACTTCAATTAACTTTGATCATGCAGAAGCTTTTAAGATAGGATTTTTCAATTTGGATGATCTTTATGTTGGAAATGTGATGACCCTCCAATTTCAAGTCCAAGAGGTTCCTGATTTCCTTCCAAGAGAAGAGGCTGACTCAATTCCTCTCTCAATTTCACAACTCCCAAATGTTCTCCAACTCTTATCACTCCGTGAAGATTCTCCTCAAGCAAAATCAATGAGAGAAACACTTGAGCAATGTGAAGCAGAAGCAATAGCAGGGGAGACTAAGATATGCGCCAACTCTGTAGAGTCCATGTATGAATTTGTTGACACAATAATTGGTTCAAAAACCAAACATACTGTTCTTACTACCAATAACCCATCCCCCTCAGCCATCCCTCTTCAGAAATACACCATTTTAAAAATATCACGTGACATTGATGCTCCTAAATGGGTATCTTGCCATCCCCAATCATATCCATATGCCATTTACTATTGCCACTACATAGCTACAAGAACTAGAGTGTTCAAGGTCTCACTGGTTGGTGATGAGAATGGAGATAAAATGGAAGCTTTGGGCATGTGCCATTTGGATACATCTGATTGGAACCCAAATTATATGGTATTCAAGAAATTAGGAGTCAAGCCAGGAAAGAATACACCAGTGTGTCACTTCTTTCCTATAAATCATCTTTTGTGGCTTCCGTTGGAGTCTACAAAAGCCACCATGTGA